The following are encoded together in the uncultured Sphaerochaeta sp. genome:
- a CDS encoding PEP/pyruvate-binding domain-containing protein — protein sequence MYTLDPTWLPFSNLMLKHIYNVLLICNDYDRFLLEEDGRVEEELYLEYTQLGLNNPPKFTHTSTAEEALNLLSQRSFDLVVTMLDLGTDSVEQLATTIKKSNPQMPVIALSPSSSHKRNKMIKGSDCKDIDYFFYWQGDPTIFLAMIKLVEDRMNLDHDTQEADVQLIILVEDSVRFYSSYLPMMYTTLIQQNRSAILEALNNWGKTLRMRGRPKIALARTYEEAQDLYTKYQHNILGIITDMSYLKEGDQDKYAGLYLTKMVHAKDPEIPILIQSSDNTAQEMAEEAGAYFLWKNNSALLFELNKFMTKHYGFGPFIFRDPDTMEEIARAETMRDLQRVLPKVPTKSFDFHSRRNDFSRWLRAQSLYAIAARIKDLKIPANGDAKIVQQQMTEIIRNYRKERTKGVIAQFSRNNYDETLFFSRIGGGSLGGKGRGLAFIDMVLRAAKLPEKYPDVYLSIPRTVVVTTDQFTQFLEENDLNDIASGDIPDETLLKIFLSKPLSNDLILNLSEIIQVIHQPICVRSSSLLEDSHFQPFAGVYETCMLPNQGSDEARLHELCDAVRAVWASTFFRSAKEYLKATEHMLEDEKMAVIIQQVIGSDHGPYWYPNISGVARSLNYYPLGGEKPEDGVGMLSFGFGKSVVDNGSALRFSPAHPKRPAQFLGGNQTSSQNTFYALNMKSGYHPLEEGGLENLELLNFRESWTYPDAIRYIASTYDLASGMLSESVRTEGEKVITFNGILKYDAFPLAAIVRDVLQLGTEAMGKPVEIEFAVNLNRAAPKMREFSLLQIRPIAAGNEESDVSISNHERENAVIHSHVVMGNGKIDHVEDIIYLKIDQFTASSMKGMAKELDKLNAAMVIAEKDYVLVVAGRLGSCDPWLGIPVTWSQISRSKVIVETGLQGFQVEPSQGTHFFQNMTSLGCLYLTINPAYRSGSMRFEKLKALQIVSETEHFIHARSEKPLTIKVNGFDGEGVVLVD from the coding sequence ATGTATACACTTGACCCTACTTGGTTGCCTTTCAGCAACCTCATGTTGAAACATATCTATAACGTGCTACTCATCTGCAACGACTATGACCGTTTCCTTCTTGAGGAAGACGGACGTGTTGAGGAAGAGTTATACCTCGAATACACCCAGCTTGGATTGAACAACCCCCCAAAGTTCACCCATACCAGCACCGCGGAAGAAGCACTGAATCTCTTGAGCCAGAGGTCGTTTGACCTGGTTGTAACCATGCTTGACCTCGGGACTGACTCTGTTGAGCAGTTGGCAACAACCATCAAGAAGAGCAATCCGCAGATGCCGGTTATAGCACTTTCCCCCTCCTCCAGTCACAAGAGAAATAAGATGATCAAGGGATCAGACTGCAAGGACATCGACTATTTCTTCTACTGGCAGGGAGACCCCACCATCTTCCTTGCCATGATCAAGCTGGTAGAGGATAGGATGAATCTTGACCATGACACCCAGGAAGCAGATGTCCAGCTCATCATCCTGGTAGAGGACTCGGTACGGTTCTACTCGTCCTACCTTCCCATGATGTATACCACCTTGATCCAACAGAATCGCTCAGCAATCCTTGAAGCACTGAACAACTGGGGAAAGACCCTCAGGATGCGTGGAAGACCGAAAATTGCACTTGCCAGGACCTATGAGGAGGCCCAGGATCTCTATACCAAGTATCAACACAATATCTTGGGAATCATCACCGATATGTCCTACCTCAAGGAGGGCGATCAGGACAAGTATGCAGGTCTATACCTTACCAAAATGGTTCATGCAAAAGACCCTGAGATCCCAATACTCATCCAAAGCAGTGACAACACTGCCCAGGAGATGGCAGAGGAAGCAGGAGCGTATTTTCTCTGGAAAAATAATTCAGCACTCCTTTTTGAACTGAATAAGTTCATGACAAAACACTACGGATTCGGCCCCTTTATCTTCCGAGATCCCGATACAATGGAGGAGATTGCCCGCGCTGAGACCATGCGCGACCTGCAGAGGGTCCTCCCCAAGGTTCCGACCAAAAGCTTTGATTTCCACTCCAGAAGAAATGACTTTTCCCGATGGCTCAGGGCACAGAGCCTTTACGCCATTGCTGCAAGAATTAAAGACCTGAAGATTCCTGCCAATGGGGATGCAAAGATTGTACAACAACAGATGACGGAAATCATTCGCAACTACCGTAAGGAGAGAACCAAGGGAGTCATTGCCCAATTCAGTAGGAACAACTATGACGAAACGCTCTTCTTCAGCCGAATCGGAGGGGGCTCCCTGGGAGGAAAAGGACGAGGACTTGCCTTCATTGACATGGTGTTGCGTGCAGCAAAGCTTCCAGAGAAATACCCTGATGTGTACCTCTCCATCCCTCGTACGGTGGTTGTTACCACCGATCAGTTCACCCAGTTCCTCGAGGAAAACGATCTCAATGATATCGCCTCAGGTGATATTCCTGATGAGACCTTGCTTAAAATATTCCTCTCAAAACCCTTGAGCAATGACCTGATCCTAAACCTCTCGGAAATCATCCAGGTTATCCATCAGCCGATTTGTGTGCGCTCTTCCAGCCTTCTGGAGGACTCACACTTTCAACCGTTCGCCGGGGTATATGAAACATGCATGCTTCCAAACCAAGGGTCTGACGAGGCGAGACTCCACGAACTCTGTGATGCGGTGCGCGCGGTCTGGGCTTCCACCTTCTTCCGCAGTGCAAAGGAGTACCTCAAGGCAACCGAGCATATGCTCGAGGATGAAAAGATGGCTGTCATCATCCAGCAGGTCATAGGAAGCGACCATGGTCCTTACTGGTATCCAAACATCAGTGGGGTTGCCCGATCCCTCAACTACTATCCCCTGGGAGGCGAGAAACCTGAGGATGGGGTTGGCATGCTCAGCTTCGGCTTCGGCAAATCGGTGGTGGACAATGGCTCTGCACTGAGATTCAGTCCTGCCCACCCAAAACGGCCTGCCCAGTTTCTTGGTGGTAACCAGACAAGCAGCCAGAACACCTTCTATGCCCTGAATATGAAAAGTGGGTACCATCCACTTGAAGAAGGAGGGCTTGAGAACCTAGAACTGCTCAATTTCCGTGAATCCTGGACTTATCCCGATGCCATCAGATACATTGCAAGTACCTATGACTTGGCAAGCGGCATGCTGAGCGAATCTGTCAGGACTGAAGGGGAGAAGGTAATCACCTTCAACGGAATCCTTAAGTATGACGCGTTCCCCCTAGCCGCAATCGTCAGGGATGTCCTTCAGTTGGGTACAGAGGCAATGGGAAAACCAGTAGAAATTGAATTTGCAGTAAACCTGAACCGTGCAGCCCCAAAGATGAGGGAGTTCAGCCTTCTCCAGATTCGCCCGATTGCAGCAGGCAATGAGGAGAGCGATGTCTCAATCAGCAACCATGAGCGAGAAAATGCGGTCATTCATTCTCATGTGGTGATGGGAAACGGTAAAATTGACCATGTAGAAGACATCATTTACCTGAAAATCGACCAGTTTACGGCCTCCTCGATGAAAGGCATGGCAAAGGAACTCGACAAACTCAACGCAGCAATGGTTATTGCAGAGAAAGACTATGTATTGGTGGTGGCAGGAAGATTGGGGAGCTGTGACCCATGGTTGGGTATCCCCGTAACCTGGTCACAGATATCCAGAAGCAAGGTAATCGTTGAGACTGGGTTACAGGGATTCCAAGTTGAACCAAGCCAAGGGACTCACTTTTTCCAGAACATGACAAGCCTGGGATGTCTCTACCTGACCATCAACCCAGCATATCGATCTGGTTCAATGCGCTTCGAGAAACTCAAGGCCCTCCAGATTGTCTCAGAGACAGAACACTTCATTCATGCAAGAAGCGAAAAGCCATTGACCATTAAGGTCAACGGCTTCGATGGAGAGGGGGTAGTACTGGTCGATTAG
- a CDS encoding GntR family transcriptional regulator, whose protein sequence is MEDMFRVREGRPSAVEWVIEKIKELLIDQKLSPGDMIPNEISLAESLKVGRGTVREALKILSAYGVIEIKQGHGTFVSSASNKRLFDPQLFQILVQDRDYKSLTQVRQLLEEGIVKLVIESASDEELALLDQSMNEFQRELEKDQASAQKAGALDLHYHRLLARFSHNSIVENIYTFVIDLFTKTINPIHEGVDEVHQQLHQAIMDRDGEKAVEAVRSHTAIWVWAYKETHPEH, encoded by the coding sequence ATGGAAGATATGTTCAGGGTACGCGAAGGCCGTCCATCAGCGGTTGAATGGGTGATAGAGAAGATCAAGGAGCTCTTGATCGACCAGAAGCTTTCACCCGGGGATATGATTCCCAATGAAATCTCCCTTGCCGAGAGCCTGAAAGTTGGGCGTGGCACAGTACGTGAAGCCTTGAAGATTCTCTCAGCCTATGGGGTGATTGAAATCAAGCAGGGACATGGAACATTTGTATCCAGCGCATCAAACAAGCGTCTATTCGATCCGCAACTGTTTCAGATCCTTGTACAGGACCGTGATTACAAATCATTGACACAGGTCAGGCAATTGCTGGAAGAGGGTATCGTCAAATTGGTCATTGAGTCTGCGAGCGATGAGGAATTGGCTTTGCTCGATCAATCAATGAATGAGTTCCAGAGGGAGCTTGAAAAAGATCAGGCCTCTGCCCAGAAAGCAGGTGCCCTGGACTTGCATTATCATCGCTTGCTTGCTCGATTCTCCCATAACAGTATTGTAGAAAACATCTATACCTTTGTGATTGATTTGTTTACCAAGACCATCAACCCCATCCATGAGGGTGTTGATGAGGTACACCAACAATTGCATCAGGCAATTATGGATAGAGATGGTGAAAAGGCAGTGGAGGCAGTGCGTTCTCACACTGCAATATGGGTCTGGGCTTACAAGGAGACCCATCCAGAGCACTAA
- a CDS encoding cupin domain-containing protein, whose translation MDEKKHRGNLHTDKRVERAKGIERVTLTYDKDSMICYFYLEKGSTLEMHTHPESQNGFVVKGHIHFIKGDGEVLDLYAGDAYYFASMDPHGSKILEDTELIECFSPSRDDYKD comes from the coding sequence ATGGACGAGAAAAAACATAGAGGGAATTTGCATACAGACAAGAGAGTGGAGAGGGCGAAGGGAATTGAGCGGGTTACCTTGACGTATGACAAGGACAGCATGATCTGCTATTTCTACCTTGAGAAAGGGTCCACGCTTGAGATGCATACCCACCCTGAAAGCCAGAATGGTTTCGTGGTAAAGGGGCATATCCATTTCATCAAGGGAGATGGCGAGGTTTTGGACCTTTATGCAGGAGATGCATACTATTTTGCTTCCATGGATCCCCATGGTTCCAAGATACTTGAAGATACCGAGCTAATTGAGTGTTTCTCTCCCTCAAGGGATGACTACAAGGATTGA
- a CDS encoding transaldolase family protein has translation MKSTYFHRVHQQTKTRFWINNPTMEQAKRAIKEGAIGCTTNPSYVSKLFETEEDMRVVRRMIDLLLPYEKDDSVLASKVQQMMVGRLADLFLPLYRSSGGTEGLVTIQGDPFAETDASLIIKEGLENHEIGENICIKIPVTKWGIEAISTMVEHNIPTMATEVMSLSQTIAICEAYQEVSNKSGNTPPFYVTHITGILDDHFKRVIKDQQLSIDEELARYAGLSIAKKEYEMMKDRGYPGVMIGGGARKLEDFTELVGGDLSITINWKGTAEVLIEQDKEVVDRIESTLNEQQIQRLCKELPDYQRALETDGLSVDEYYDYGGVELFRISFQKGWNALLALIAERRGTK, from the coding sequence ATGAAATCTACGTATTTTCACCGTGTCCATCAGCAGACCAAAACTCGCTTCTGGATCAACAATCCGACCATGGAACAAGCCAAGCGAGCGATTAAAGAAGGTGCAATTGGTTGTACCACCAATCCGAGTTATGTTTCGAAGCTCTTTGAAACTGAAGAGGATATGCGTGTAGTGAGGCGGATGATTGATCTCCTGCTTCCCTATGAGAAAGACGATTCCGTGCTTGCCTCCAAGGTTCAGCAGATGATGGTCGGTCGTCTTGCAGATTTGTTCCTCCCCCTCTATCGCTCCAGTGGTGGTACAGAGGGGTTGGTTACCATCCAGGGTGACCCGTTTGCTGAGACAGATGCCAGCTTGATCATCAAGGAAGGCTTGGAGAATCATGAGATTGGGGAGAATATCTGCATCAAGATACCGGTAACCAAGTGGGGTATCGAGGCAATAAGTACCATGGTGGAACATAATATTCCCACCATGGCAACAGAGGTTATGAGCCTGAGTCAGACCATTGCCATTTGTGAAGCCTATCAGGAAGTGAGCAATAAAAGTGGAAACACCCCTCCTTTCTATGTCACACACATTACCGGAATTCTCGATGATCATTTCAAGCGTGTCATCAAGGATCAACAGCTTTCCATTGATGAGGAGTTGGCCAGATATGCTGGGCTCTCCATCGCGAAGAAAGAGTATGAGATGATGAAGGATAGGGGATATCCAGGAGTCATGATCGGTGGAGGCGCCAGAAAACTTGAGGATTTCACCGAGCTGGTGGGTGGGGATTTGAGCATTACCATCAACTGGAAGGGAACTGCCGAAGTGTTGATTGAACAAGACAAGGAAGTAGTTGACCGGATAGAAAGCACGCTGAATGAGCAGCAGATTCAGAGGCTCTGTAAGGAACTTCCTGACTACCAGAGAGCCCTTGAGACTGATGGGTTGTCTGTTGATGAATACTACGATTATGGTGGTGTTGAGTTGTTCCGTATCTCATTCCAGAAGGGATGGAATGCCTTGCTTGCCTTGATTGCTGAGAGAAGAGGAACCAAATAA
- a CDS encoding TRAP transporter large permease, whose product MSGSMVVLLFLVLLTTGLPIAVSMGIPSALYLIVANIPPSQLIQRMVTSLNSFPMLAVPLFILAAGLMNSSGITERLFEFAKLLVGRLKGGLAQVNIVASLIFSGISGAALADVGGLGNIELEAMEKQKYPKTHAAAITAASAVIGPIFPPSIPLIIYAAAAETSSMQLLIAGILPALIIAIALMVQVAFFARRYNYPKGVENKFSSREMLTIIKRGLPSMFMPLIMMGGMLSGLFSPTEVAAIAVTYALVLSAIYKELSFASFIKTCKETLQSTASVLFIVASAAIFAWVLTVEQLPQQVSALMLGISDNPVVLLILANVILLIAGMFLESTAAIMILTPILLPPLMASGVNPVHFGLVMVFNLMIGMITPPVGMSVYMLSPIVKLPVGKVFKAVLPYLFSLLVALVVLTYVPQISLWLPSLLFN is encoded by the coding sequence ATGAGCGGTTCCATGGTGGTACTCCTGTTTCTGGTCTTGCTGACCACTGGGCTTCCTATTGCTGTGAGCATGGGCATTCCCTCTGCCTTGTATCTGATTGTGGCAAATATTCCTCCCAGTCAGTTGATTCAGAGAATGGTTACCAGTCTCAACTCTTTTCCCATGCTTGCCGTTCCCTTGTTTATCCTGGCAGCAGGGTTGATGAATAGTTCGGGGATTACCGAACGGTTGTTTGAATTCGCAAAATTGTTGGTTGGTCGCTTGAAAGGTGGCTTGGCCCAGGTAAATATTGTGGCTTCCCTGATCTTCAGTGGTATTTCAGGCGCTGCCCTTGCTGATGTTGGGGGACTGGGGAACATTGAGCTGGAGGCAATGGAGAAACAGAAGTACCCGAAGACGCATGCTGCCGCTATTACCGCAGCCTCTGCAGTCATCGGTCCGATCTTCCCTCCTTCCATCCCCTTGATCATCTATGCGGCTGCTGCTGAGACTTCCTCCATGCAACTCCTGATTGCAGGGATTCTCCCTGCATTGATTATTGCCATTGCCTTGATGGTCCAAGTGGCTTTCTTTGCCCGACGGTACAACTATCCCAAGGGAGTGGAGAACAAGTTTTCATCAAGAGAGATGCTCACCATCATAAAGCGAGGTCTTCCCTCTATGTTCATGCCTCTGATCATGATGGGGGGGATGCTCTCTGGCCTGTTCAGTCCGACTGAGGTTGCTGCAATTGCAGTTACCTATGCACTGGTATTGAGTGCCATATACAAGGAACTCAGCTTTGCATCGTTTATCAAGACTTGCAAGGAGACATTGCAATCAACAGCAAGTGTATTGTTTATCGTTGCCTCTGCTGCCATTTTTGCTTGGGTGTTGACGGTAGAACAGCTTCCCCAGCAGGTTTCAGCCTTGATGCTCGGTATCTCAGACAACCCGGTTGTGCTTTTAATCCTTGCCAATGTAATTCTCCTTATTGCAGGAATGTTCCTGGAGTCCACTGCTGCAATCATGATTCTGACCCCGATTCTGTTACCGCCCTTAATGGCCAGTGGTGTTAATCCAGTCCATTTTGGTTTGGTAATGGTATTTAACCTGATGATTGGAATGATCACCCCTCCCGTTGGCATGAGTGTGTATATGCTCAGCCCAATCGTGAAGCTTCCGGTGGGGAAGGTATTCAAGGCAGTGCTTCCATACCTGTTCTCTCTCCTGGTTGCATTGGTGGTTCTCACCTATGTTCCACAGATCTCCCTGTGGCTACCGTCATTACTATTCAATTAA
- a CDS encoding TRAP transporter small permease subunit: MQRFLKKMAGLYELLGILFLLMLFLSVLIQIIMRNIFNSGSIQLEELARFSLVSLVFLMIPVLTWKNQQIIVDIVVLYLPENVKRWFSAITQLLVMVFGLYVLNAIVTIMEFNWNVRTPALAMPNVVFYIPITLGVLAMCIFSLAGVIITLRKREGLQ, from the coding sequence ATGCAAAGGTTCTTGAAAAAGATGGCTGGTCTGTATGAGCTTCTTGGCATCCTCTTCTTGTTGATGCTGTTCCTTTCAGTGCTTATTCAGATCATCATGAGAAATATATTTAATTCAGGGTCGATACAGTTGGAAGAGCTTGCTCGGTTTTCCTTGGTCTCGTTGGTATTTCTGATGATACCGGTATTGACCTGGAAAAACCAACAAATCATCGTCGATATCGTGGTATTATACCTGCCGGAAAACGTGAAGCGTTGGTTTTCAGCCATTACCCAGTTGTTGGTCATGGTCTTTGGTTTGTATGTGCTTAATGCCATTGTGACCATCATGGAATTCAATTGGAATGTTCGGACACCCGCATTAGCAATGCCGAATGTGGTGTTTTACATTCCCATCACGTTGGGAGTGCTTGCCATGTGCATCTTTTCCCTAGCTGGTGTAATTATTACGCTTCGTAAGAGGGAGGGTCTCCAATGA
- a CDS encoding TRAP transporter substrate-binding protein codes for MKKKIVVLVLVTLLAMALFAQGQAEKSGPTAEKPLVLRYAHMNPASSPNGLQATYFADKVAEKTGGVIKIEVYPASQLGSISEMAEAVSMGSIALHHNTYGGLQPLLNDLGLFDTPYLYRDVDHLLKATDPETSPALMELNQKLIDTRNVRILYSFYFGTRELTANFPVYSPADLAGKKIRAIPSPIYLAAVEGMGAVAVPIDWSEVPVALSTGVADGQENPVSTLVTSNIYEVQKYAMMTDHIMGSEPVVINEKVWQSLSDEHKQIFREVARETRDWASNYVQENEAKDVQTLKNKGMTIITAADGLKVDEFRSSVSKVVDERFGDAWGKYYEMIHAIK; via the coding sequence ATGAAAAAGAAGATTGTTGTACTGGTGCTTGTCACCTTGTTGGCAATGGCTCTGTTTGCACAGGGGCAAGCAGAAAAGAGTGGTCCAACTGCAGAGAAACCATTGGTATTGCGGTATGCTCACATGAATCCGGCTTCCAGCCCGAATGGATTGCAGGCGACCTATTTTGCCGATAAGGTAGCTGAGAAGACTGGTGGGGTCATCAAGATTGAAGTGTATCCGGCAAGTCAGCTGGGATCCATTAGTGAGATGGCTGAAGCTGTTTCCATGGGTTCTATTGCACTTCACCATAACACCTATGGCGGGTTGCAGCCGTTGCTCAATGATCTGGGTTTGTTTGATACCCCATACCTATATCGGGATGTCGACCACTTGCTCAAGGCAACAGATCCTGAGACCAGCCCTGCACTCATGGAGTTGAACCAGAAGTTGATCGATACCAGAAACGTCAGGATTCTCTACTCCTTCTACTTCGGTACCCGTGAGTTGACTGCAAACTTCCCTGTCTACTCCCCAGCTGACTTGGCTGGAAAGAAGATTCGGGCCATTCCTTCCCCCATCTATCTTGCAGCAGTGGAAGGTATGGGCGCGGTAGCAGTTCCCATCGATTGGTCAGAGGTTCCTGTTGCCCTCTCCACCGGTGTCGCCGATGGACAGGAGAACCCCGTAAGCACATTGGTAACCAGCAATATCTATGAAGTACAGAAGTATGCCATGATGACCGACCATATCATGGGTAGCGAACCTGTAGTGATCAACGAGAAGGTATGGCAGTCCCTGAGTGACGAGCATAAGCAGATTTTCAGAGAAGTTGCTCGTGAAACACGTGACTGGGCATCCAACTATGTACAGGAGAATGAGGCCAAGGACGTACAGACTCTCAAGAACAAGGGTATGACCATCATCACAGCAGCTGATGGCCTGAAAGTTGATGAGTTCCGTTCTTCCGTCAGCAAAGTCGTTGATGAACGCTTTGGCGATGCTTGGGGCAAGTACTACGAGATGATCCACGCAATCAAGTAG
- a CDS encoding transketolase C-terminal domain-containing protein yields MSSVDSTRIGFRDALMHLAKERDDIVFVSTDSLKVVKGEPFLEAYPDRVIELGISEQNGVGVSSGLASSGLLPYICTYAGFLTMRACEQMRTFVSYPALKVRFVGANGGLHGGNREGVSHQFIEDVGILRTMPNFTILCPADGNQVYQAMLASADIDGPVYIRIGSGREEKVFPDGTPFPLGKVRTIVDEGNDVALFCHGFVTNRVIEAARQLEEQGVGVKVVEVATIKPLDRAGIAAILGKTGCAVTIEDHTIINGLGSAIAEVIAEGNPAYLVRLGLQDVYGESGFPDELLDAYGMSVEDIIGGAKKAIKHKKA; encoded by the coding sequence ATGAGTAGTGTTGACAGCACGAGAATTGGATTTAGAGACGCACTGATGCACTTGGCGAAAGAGCGTGATGATATTGTATTTGTTTCCACAGACTCGCTGAAGGTGGTTAAGGGTGAACCGTTCTTGGAAGCATATCCTGATCGTGTCATTGAACTTGGAATTTCCGAGCAGAACGGGGTGGGTGTTTCCAGTGGTCTTGCTTCCAGTGGCCTGTTGCCCTACATCTGCACATACGCAGGGTTCTTGACGATGCGCGCTTGTGAACAGATGAGGACATTTGTCTCCTATCCTGCACTGAAAGTCCGCTTTGTTGGTGCCAACGGTGGCTTGCATGGAGGAAACAGGGAAGGGGTCTCTCACCAGTTTATTGAGGATGTGGGAATTCTCAGAACAATGCCCAATTTTACCATTCTTTGCCCTGCAGATGGAAACCAGGTCTATCAAGCGATGCTGGCAAGTGCTGATATCGATGGACCGGTATATATACGAATCGGCAGTGGTCGGGAAGAGAAAGTCTTCCCCGATGGAACACCGTTTCCCTTGGGTAAGGTACGCACCATTGTTGATGAAGGAAATGATGTGGCGCTATTCTGCCATGGATTTGTTACTAATCGCGTAATAGAGGCTGCAAGACAGCTGGAAGAACAGGGGGTCGGCGTGAAGGTTGTGGAGGTTGCAACCATCAAGCCATTGGATCGAGCAGGAATTGCAGCAATTCTTGGAAAAACAGGTTGTGCGGTCACCATAGAGGATCATACCATCATCAATGGTCTCGGTAGTGCAATTGCAGAGGTGATTGCTGAGGGAAACCCTGCCTACTTGGTACGACTAGGATTGCAGGATGTGTATGGTGAGTCCGGCTTTCCCGATGAGCTGCTTGATGCCTACGGTATGTCTGTAGAGGATATTATCGGGGGAGCCAAGAAAGCCATCAAACATAAAAAGGCATAA
- a CDS encoding transketolase — protein MELEALHAMSLQLRRDVVEMVYRTKDGHPSPSFSVADIITALYFEVMNIDPSDPEKSDRDRFVLSKGHACPVLYAALARRGYFPADDLYTLRYLHSMLQGHPYAPKTKGLDATTGSLGNGVSVGLGMALAARIQKKKNRVYVVTGDGELGEGMIWEAAMAASHQKAANLTVFIDNNNYQSGGTVGEVSGPYPIEDKWKAFGWHTQSIDGHDMSQILQAVEKAKAETERPSAIICKTVKGNGVSFMVGENSWHKRVYTDEEYRIAMKELGGVL, from the coding sequence ATGGAACTTGAAGCTTTGCATGCGATGTCTTTGCAGCTTAGGAGAGATGTCGTTGAGATGGTCTACCGAACAAAAGATGGCCATCCCAGTCCGAGTTTCTCAGTTGCAGATATTATTACCGCTCTCTACTTTGAGGTGATGAATATTGACCCATCAGACCCAGAGAAAAGCGATCGTGATCGCTTTGTACTCTCCAAGGGACACGCTTGTCCTGTATTGTATGCCGCCCTCGCCAGGCGGGGTTATTTTCCGGCAGACGACCTGTATACCCTGCGATACCTACATTCCATGTTGCAGGGGCATCCCTATGCACCAAAGACCAAAGGTCTTGATGCAACCACAGGTTCGCTCGGCAACGGAGTCTCGGTTGGACTGGGCATGGCCCTAGCCGCTCGAATCCAGAAAAAAAAGAATCGGGTGTATGTAGTCACCGGGGACGGTGAACTTGGGGAAGGAATGATTTGGGAAGCAGCAATGGCTGCAAGCCATCAGAAGGCAGCAAACCTGACCGTGTTTATTGACAACAACAACTACCAAAGTGGAGGGACCGTTGGTGAGGTATCGGGCCCCTATCCTATTGAGGATAAGTGGAAAGCCTTCGGCTGGCATACCCAGAGCATTGATGGGCATGATATGTCCCAGATTTTACAAGCGGTTGAGAAAGCCAAAGCTGAAACTGAACGACCTTCGGCAATCATCTGCAAGACGGTCAAGGGAAACGGTGTTTCCTTCATGGTGGGAGAAAACTCCTGGCATAAACGGGTCTATACCGATGAAGAATACCGTATTGCCATGAAGGAACTGGGAGGTGTTCTATGA
- a CDS encoding aspartate/glutamate racemase family protein — protein sequence MAEHTIAAIYTGAALVKPLSDLIKETLGDYKVMNILDDSMIADIIEAGGMTKAVKRRLYGYYEIACASGAELILNTCSSIGDAVYGAREFFPIPIIRIDEPMARRAIELTDSIAVLATLPTTLDPTIRLLQRCAQEAGKSIRTISALAEGAFPAITAGDAETHDRLIAETAKRVADSCDVILLAQGSMARMEKPLAELTGKTVLSSPRLGVEQIKGLL from the coding sequence ATGGCTGAACACACAATTGCCGCAATCTATACCGGAGCTGCCTTGGTAAAACCACTGTCGGATCTGATAAAAGAGACCCTTGGCGACTACAAGGTGATGAACATACTCGATGACAGCATGATTGCTGACATCATCGAGGCCGGGGGGATGACCAAGGCTGTGAAGAGACGGCTCTATGGATACTATGAGATTGCTTGTGCTTCAGGTGCTGAGTTGATTCTCAACACCTGCTCCTCAATCGGGGATGCAGTATATGGTGCTCGGGAATTTTTCCCCATCCCCATCATAAGAATTGATGAGCCGATGGCTCGCCGGGCGATAGAACTCACTGATTCAATCGCTGTCCTGGCCACCCTTCCAACCACCTTGGATCCAACCATCCGATTGCTTCAGAGGTGTGCACAGGAGGCTGGGAAATCAATCAGGACCATCAGTGCCTTGGCCGAGGGTGCTTTTCCAGCCATTACTGCTGGGGATGCAGAAACCCATGACCGGCTGATTGCAGAGACGGCAAAACGGGTAGCTGATTCCTGTGATGTGATTCTTCTTGCCCAGGGTTCGATGGCAAGAATGGAAAAGCCGCTTGCCGAGCTAACCGGCAAGACAGTGCTCAGCAGTCCCCGCCTGGGTGTTGAGCAGATCAAGGGACTGCTGTAG